The following coding sequences lie in one Panicum virgatum strain AP13 chromosome 6N, P.virgatum_v5, whole genome shotgun sequence genomic window:
- the LOC120678893 gene encoding G-type lectin S-receptor-like serine/threonine-protein kinase At2g19130: MDVSPFLVKSNAKWGGATAIKEYPFPDVEAQHRAPIVFFLPIIPFHSMNSAVPLVVLGLLLSLCLHILPCHAATDTISAGRELASGDKLLSSNGRFAHGFFQTERNSSNSNCTPKWYLGIWFHTVPKFTPVWVANRENPIANLSSCKLVLSHDGNLVILDDHPANGSTTVWSSKSNSTTNSTVAALLGDGNLVIRSASNASLVFWQSFDHPTDALLQGAKLGWDNATGLIRRLVSTRNTIDQAPGVYSFQLSGHNGFTSMVSTFNSSKSYWSSGNWDGRHFTNMPETVGQTWLSLNLTSNEQETYIEYVIEDPTVLSRCIMDVTGQLQVLVWFEGSRDWQAIFTAPKSQCDVYASCGPFTVCNDVPFPSCACMKGYSIQSPQDWELDDRTDGCSRNTPLSCEGNTSAAGVADKFYPMPSVQLPADAQNVGTATSEEECSLVCLGSCSCTAYSYDQGGCSICHDKVFNVRQQGNSVLHLRLAAKELQSSKTNKRGVIIGAAVGASAATLSLIFLLIIWMRKGRNYGDDIQDGMGIIAFRYVDLQSATRNFSEKLGAGSFGSVFKGRLSDSTTIAVKRLDGAHQGEKQFRAEVSSIGVIQHVNLVKLIGFCCQGDRRLLVYEHMPNGSLNAHLFQSNGTVLPWTIRYRIALGVARGLAYLHSSCRDCIIHCDIKPENILLDGSFTPKVADFGMAKFLGREFSHVMSMTTMRGTIGYLAPEWISGTAITSKVDVYSYGMVLLEIVSGGRNSTKQSSIDGVYEAYFPVQVAHKLLDGDIASLVDANLLGEANLEVVERVCKVACWCIQDVEFDRPTMSEVVQFLEGLCEVETPPVPRFLQAIAGKSTTEIM, translated from the coding sequence ATGGATGTGTCGCCGTTTCTCGTCAAGTCGAACGCCAAGTGGGGTGGTGCCACTGCTATAAAGGAATACCCCTTTCCAGACGTTGAAGCACAGCACAGAGCACCAAtagtcttcttcctccccattATTCCATTCCATTCCATGAATTCAGCCGTGCCTCTCGTGGTCTTGGGGCTTCTCCTCTCCCTCTGCCTACACATTCTCCCGTGCCACGCTGCCACGGACACCATCTCAGCTGGCCGAGAGCTCGCCAGCGGCGACAAGCTCCTGTCCAGCAATGGCAGGTTCGCGCACGGCTTCTTCCAAACCGAGCGCAATTCCTCCAACTCCAACTGCACTCCAAAATGGTACCTGGGAATTTGGTTCCACACGGTCCCCAAGTTCACTCCTGTCTGGGTTGCCAATCGTGAAAACCCAATCGCCAACCTCTCGTCGTGCAAGCTCGTGCTTTCCCACGATGGCAACCTTGTGATCCTAGATGACCACCCGGCCAACGGATCCACCACGGTTTGGTCTAGCAAATCCAACTCCACAACCAACAGCACCGTCGCTGCTCTCCTGGGCGATGGAAACCTTGTCATACGCAGTGCTTCCAACGCATCCCTTGTTTTCTGGCAAAGCTTCGACCACCCAACAGATGCTCTTCTTCAAGGTGCAAAGCTCGGCTGGGACAACGCCACCGGTTTGATCCGCCGTCTTGTCTCCACCAGGAACACCATTGACCAAGCTCCCGGCGTGTACTCTTTCCAGTTATCTGGCCACAATGGTTTTACTTCCATGGTTTCTACGTTTAACTCTTCGAAATCATATTGGTCCAGCGGCAACTGGGACGGACGGCACTTCACCAACATGCCGGAGACAGTAGGGCAGACCTGGCTCTCGCTTAATCTCACCAGCAATGAACAAGAGACGTACATCGAGTATGTGATTGAAGATCCAACAGTGTTGTCACGCTGCATAATGGATGTCACCGGGCAACTGCAGGTGCTCGTGTGGTTTGAAGGATCGCGAGATTGGCAGGCCATCTTCACGGCACCGAAATCTCAGTGTGATGTCTATGCTTCCTGTGGCCCTTTCACAGTCTGCAACGATGTCCCCTTCCCCTCCTGCGCCTGCATGAAGGGCTACTCCATACAATCGCCTCAAGACTGGGAGCTTGATGATCGAACAGAtggatgctcaagaaatactccACTGTCCTGTGAAGGCAACACTAGTGCAGCCGGCGTGGCAGATAAGTTCTACCCTATGCCGTCTGTCCAACTTCCTGCTGATGCCCAGAATGTTGGGACGGCTACCAGTGAAGAGGAATGCTCACTTGTTTGCCTGGGAAGCTGCTCCTGCACTGCATATTCCTATGACCAAGGTGGCTGCTCAATTTGTCATGATAAGGTCTTCAATGTACGGCAACAAGGTAACAGTGTTCTTCACCTTCGCCTCGCTGCAAAAGAATTGCAAAGTAGTAAAACCAATAAAAGGGGGGTGATCATTGGCGCCGCTGTTGGTGCAAGCGCCGCTACATTGAGTTTGATCTTTCTACTAATTATTTGGATGAGAAAAGGAAGGAATTATGGTGATGACATTCAGGATGGAATGGGGATTATTGCATTTCGATATGTCGATTTACAGTCTGCAACCAGAAACTTTTCAGAGAAGTTGGGGGCTGGTAGTTTTGGTTCAGTATTTAAAGGTAGATTAAGTGACTCAACTACCATAGCTGTGAAAAGGCTTGACGGAGCCCACCAAGGAGAGAAGCAATTCAGGGCTGAGGTGAGCTCAATTGGAGTCATCCAGCACGTCAACTTAGTTAAACTGATTGGCTTTTGCTGTCAAGGTGACAGGAGGTTACTTGTGTATGAACACATGCCAAATGGCTCCCTAAATGCTCATCTCTTCCAAAGTAATGGCACGGTATTGCCTTGGACTATAAGGTACCGAATAGCTCTTGGAGTTGCTAGAGGACTAGCGTATTTGCATTCAAGTTGTCGGGACTGTATTATACACTGCGATATCAAACCAGAGAACATACTTCTAGATGGGTCTTTCACTCCGAAAGTTGCAGACTTCGGAATGGCCAAGTTTTTGGGAAGGGAATTCAGTCATGTCATGAGTATGACTACAATGAGAGGAACCATAGGATACCTTGCTCCTGAATGGATTAGTGGAACAGctatcacatcaaaagtggATGTTTACAGCTATggaatggttttgttagaaatcgTATCAGGCGGCAGGAACTCAACTAAACAATCTTCCATTGATGGTGTCTACGAAGCCTATTTTCCGGTGCAAGTTGCACACAAGCTTCTTGATGGAGACATTGCAAGTCTGGTGGATGCAAACTTATTGGGTGAAGCGAACCTGGAGGTGGTTGAAAGAGTTTGCAAAGTTGCATGTTGGTGTATTCAAGATGTTGAGTTTGATCGACCTACAATGAGTGAGGTGGTGCAGTTTCTCGAAGGTCTGTGCGAAGTTGAGACACCTCCAGTGCCAAGATTTCTTCAAGCTATTGCAGGAAAGTCAACTACGGAGATAATGTAA
- the LOC120680192 gene encoding transcription factor SOX-30-like: protein MEELPQQRPLLSPPRPYLFGLRLRPPASPPPPPPSPRHRPPPPPMARLLAQTLTLARPAPSPSATAASASLRGLATKVEVIEIDLTEDDAAAPGSTAASPSVEVVGIRRLEEAIHGVMVRRATPDWLPFVPGGSFWVPPLRRPQGVAELVGRIAAAGGAEGLVGAAGGAVEVVELDAPMTEEEALSFSTARGWPSASYFVEGKSSHSKKESRKGASQPDDEES from the exons ATGGAAGAACTACCGCAGCAGCGGCCTCTCCTGTCTCCTCCCCGTCCCTATCTCTTCGGTCTCCGTCTCCGTCCACCCGcatctccaccaccaccaccaccgtcgcctcgccaccgcccgccgccgccgccgatggccCGTCTCCTCGCGCAGACCCTGACCCTCGCccgccccgccccctccccctccgccaccgccgcatccGCCTCCCTCCGCGGCCTCGCCACCAAGGTCGAGGTCATCGAGATCGACCTCACCGAGGACGATGCCGCGGCCCCCGGgtccaccgccgcctcgccgtcggtcGAGGTGGTGGGGATCCGGCGCCTGGAGGAGGCCATCCACGGCGTCATGGTGCGGCGCGCCACCCCGGACTGGCTCCCCTTCGTGCCGGGCGggtccttctgggtgcccccgcTGCGGCGCCCGCAGGGGGTTGCCGAGCTCGTGGGCCGGATCGCGGCCGCGGGGGGCGCGGAGGGGCTCGTCGGGGCTGCGGGCGGCGCGGTCGAGGTCGTCGAGCTCGACGCGCCCAtgacggaggaggaggcgctctCCTTCTCCACCGCGCGGGGGTGGCCCTCGGCCTCCTACTTCGTCGAAG GGAAATCTTCACATTCAAAGAAGGAATCGAGGAAAGGTGCAAGTCAACCTGATGATGAAGAAAGCTGA